A single Brassica rapa cultivar Chiifu-401-42 chromosome A04, CAAS_Brap_v3.01, whole genome shotgun sequence DNA region contains:
- the LOC103865856 gene encoding chaperone protein dnaJ 72 translates to MVDHYQVLGVTRNATKQEVKEAFRRLAVKYHPDKHAQSPDHVRLNATVRFKLVSEAYEVLNDDRKRASYNAVSDSDCFRRTSGTYSNPYGNRYGYGYSARNSRGQGSSFSSAFESTFRYLTTRAFLLNLALAGGMCFAFTAIDTSGETLWKMRNSGKSFEDAMDSLEKTKVHKDEG, encoded by the exons ATGGTGGATCATTACCAAGTCCTAGGCGTTACCAGAAACGCGACGAAGCAAGAGGTCAAAGAAGCGTTCCGGAGATTAGCCGTGAAGTACCATCCCGACAAGCACGCACAGTCTCCCGACCACGTTCGGTTAAACGCAACCGTGAGGTTTAAGCTTGTGTCCGAAGCGTACGAGGTATTGAACGACGATCGCAAACGCGCGTCTTATAACGCTGTAAGCGATTCCGATTGCTTTCGCCGTACAAGCGGTACTTATAGCAACCCGTACGGAAACCGTTACGGTTACGGTTACTCTGCGAGGAACAGTCGTGGTCAAGGGTCGAGTTTCAGCAGCGCGTTTGAGTCGACGTTTCGTTACTTGACTACACGCGCGTTTCTACTTAACCTCGCGTTAGCTGG TGGTATGTGTTTTGCCTTTACCGCGATTGATACAAGCGGAGAAACATTATGGAAAATGCGCAACTCCGGG AAATCATTTGAAGACGCGATGGATTCACTTGAGAAAACAAAGGTACATAAGGATGAAGGGTGA
- the LOC103865857 gene encoding calmodulin-binding protein 25: MVTSEGLASVEPWLLYRQGFNVDSWLLHDTFSHDNDLLAKALHNTVSAPPPHTLPPSLFFDSYNPSSTHTLSSNVSGGSSQEVVGGGAKRKHNCFLTEGKATKRRRSRPSKKPQTTFITADPSNFRQMVQQVTGAKCINNDTSSSVLFTPIVKPEPHRLVNILTGAVPTLDTSAFLTNHHHENLLAGNTFSGSDAVGLPPEKANAKSGGSAVEFDPYPTFPTLESWKVM; encoded by the coding sequence ATGGTGACTTCGGAGGGGCTAGCAAGCGTCGAACCTTGGTTGTTATATCGACAAGGTTTCAACGTTGATTCTTGGTTGCTTCACGATACCTTCTCTCACGACAATGATCTGCTCGCCAAAGCTCTCCATAACACCGTCTCAGCACCACCACCACATACTCTCCCTCCCTCCCTTTTCTTCGATTCCTATAACCCTTCCTCAACTCACACCCTTTCCTCTAATGTCTCTGGTGGATCCAGTCAAGAAGTTGTTGGCGGAGGAGCTAAAAGAAAGCATAACTGCTTCCTCACCGAAGGTAAAGCCACGAAGCGCCGCCGCTCTCGCCCTTCCAAGAAACCTCAGACCACGTTCATAACCGCGGACCCGTCAAACTTCCGCCAGATGGTTCAGCAAGTGACCGGCGCCAAGTGCATCAACAACGATACTTCTTCCTCGGTGCTTTTCACTCCCATCGTCAAGCCGGAGCCGCATAGGCTCGTTAACATACTTACTGGCGCGGTTCCAACGCTAGACACATCAGCATTTCTAACTAACCATCACCATGAGAATCTCCTTGCCGGAAACACCTTTTCCGGTAGCGACGCCGTGGGGTTACCGCCGGAGAAAGCTAATGCAAAGAGTGGTGGTTCAGCCGTGGAGTTTGATCCTTACCCAACGTTTCCGACGCTCGAGTCGTGGAAAGTTATGTGA